A window from Phycisphaeraceae bacterium encodes these proteins:
- a CDS encoding DUF4417 domain-containing protein codes for MNQPQIATPLTVRGKRLADPSLWHQPGEEIKLGCSTCPELRHCGGLSITAPAFSCMDLCCGQPANCRRYVCPKQRRYSTLVNEAGGLELRPYKGRVTPMLALPEHVPCILDAGDLAGPLPLSVVALSLYAMIDSKSGLPRFDSRQDLLARFKISPDARIVITATGKDRDVERFWHVFRAKKTAEILRLLRPALIATPNFSMHADTVRHDNLVSMARIASCFEEFAAAGLPTAVHVNGRTPHDFARWIAYLNASPSIYAVSYEMGTMGRSAPRRAWHAAQLAELARSVQRPLSLLLRGGFQHIPELSEAFARVIVVDTSANMKAKMRQSARRVGGRLVWSANPTPAGQPIDELLLHNVRVCGRSVRQSARSQVQSPAAAYSFAKAAPAFNN; via the coding sequence ATGAACCAACCGCAAATCGCAACGCCGCTGACTGTGCGCGGGAAGAGGCTTGCCGACCCGTCGCTTTGGCATCAGCCCGGCGAGGAGATCAAGCTCGGCTGTTCAACCTGCCCGGAGCTCCGGCACTGCGGCGGTTTGAGCATCACCGCTCCCGCGTTCAGTTGCATGGACTTGTGCTGTGGCCAACCTGCGAACTGTCGCCGGTATGTTTGTCCCAAGCAACGACGCTACAGCACGCTCGTCAACGAGGCCGGCGGACTGGAATTGCGCCCATACAAGGGGCGTGTTACGCCCATGCTGGCGCTACCCGAGCATGTTCCCTGCATCTTGGACGCGGGAGATTTGGCGGGCCCGCTGCCGCTCTCCGTCGTCGCGCTCTCCCTCTACGCGATGATCGACAGCAAGTCCGGCCTTCCTCGCTTCGATTCCCGACAGGACCTCCTCGCGAGGTTCAAGATCAGTCCGGACGCCCGAATCGTGATCACCGCCACCGGCAAGGATCGCGATGTCGAACGGTTCTGGCATGTGTTCCGGGCGAAGAAGACCGCTGAGATCCTTCGGCTGCTGCGGCCCGCCCTGATCGCAACCCCGAACTTCTCAATGCACGCCGACACGGTGCGCCACGACAATCTTGTGAGCATGGCTCGAATCGCGTCATGCTTCGAGGAGTTTGCGGCGGCCGGCCTGCCGACCGCCGTGCATGTCAACGGACGAACGCCGCACGATTTCGCTCGCTGGATCGCCTACCTGAACGCATCGCCGTCAATCTATGCAGTGTCGTACGAGATGGGGACGATGGGACGCTCGGCTCCGCGTCGTGCATGGCACGCGGCCCAGCTCGCTGAGCTGGCACGCTCGGTTCAACGCCCGTTGAGCCTGTTGCTGCGAGGCGGGTTCCAGCACATTCCAGAGCTGTCCGAAGCCTTTGCCCGGGTGATCGTCGTAGATACGTCCGCCAACATGAAGGCAAAGATGCGCCAGAGTGCCCGCCGTGTCGGAGGCCGACTGGTTTGGAGTGCGAATCCGACCCCCGCAGGTCAGCCGATTGACGAGCTTCTTCTGCACAACGTCCGCGTATGCGGCCGATCGGTTCGGCAGTCCGCCCGTTCCCAAGTACAGAGTCCCGCCGCCGCCTACTCGTTTGCGAAAGCAGCCCCGGCGTTTAACAACTGA
- a CDS encoding YdeI/OmpD-associated family protein: protein MATKDPRVDAYIEQANDFAKPILVKLRAMVHQGCPDVVETIKWGAPAFEYKGPFCGMAAFKKHCACGFWKSELIFKNRNSSAAKFGDKLSWGVKVKDPAAARITDVKDLPSDAVLLRIIKEARKLNDEGVRLPPHNPRPTPPPLPKDFNAALKKSKQATANFEAFSPSHKREYIEWITGAKRVETRRSRIATAVEWITEGKSRNWKYQRT, encoded by the coding sequence ATGGCGACCAAAGATCCGCGCGTCGATGCGTATATCGAACAAGCGAACGACTTCGCCAAACCCATTCTGGTGAAGCTGCGGGCGATGGTGCATCAGGGCTGTCCCGACGTCGTCGAGACCATCAAGTGGGGCGCGCCGGCCTTCGAGTACAAGGGCCCGTTCTGCGGCATGGCGGCGTTCAAGAAGCACTGCGCATGCGGATTCTGGAAGTCCGAGCTGATCTTCAAGAACAGGAACTCCAGCGCCGCGAAGTTCGGCGACAAACTGAGCTGGGGAGTCAAGGTAAAGGACCCGGCCGCTGCGCGCATCACGGATGTCAAGGACCTCCCCTCAGATGCGGTGCTGCTGAGGATCATCAAAGAGGCCAGGAAACTCAATGACGAGGGCGTCCGGTTGCCGCCGCACAATCCCAGGCCCACGCCCCCGCCTCTGCCGAAGGACTTCAATGCCGCGCTGAAGAAGTCGAAGCAGGCCACCGCGAACTTCGAGGCGTTCTCACCCAGTCACAAGCGTGAGTACATCGAGTGGATCACCGGCGCCAAGCGCGTGGAGACGCGCCGGTCCCGCATCGCCACCGCAGTGGAGTGGATAACGGAAGGTAAGTCGCGGAATTGGAAGTACCAAAGGACATAG